The nucleotide sequence GCGATCTTCTTGAGTTCCGGCTCGAACTTACGTCCGTGGTGGGCGCAGAAGAGCAAGTCACCTCCGCTGGTCAGGACGACACGCAGGTATGCCTGGGCGCCGCAGCGGTCGCAGCG is from Streptomyces venezuelae ATCC 10712 and encodes:
- a CDS encoding DUF7455 domain-containing protein; translated protein: MTTVLTPASPLTAADRCDRCGAQAYLRVVLTSGGDLLFCAHHGRKFEPELKKIAVEIQDETDRLTDVPARTQGDDH